The Lycium barbarum isolate Lr01 chromosome 9, ASM1917538v2, whole genome shotgun sequence genome has a segment encoding these proteins:
- the LOC132612294 gene encoding uncharacterized protein LOC132612294 — MTKGIVKAVERDSCFKKNKLKNEGDTFHDSLLDSKIIAPESVSGTRETKVVETLSEASGENIIDEVKGKKSKKEKRKKEDGQVDIVAGDVQGYTNIKKKKKTKLGHSCKDLTHEKSEKRVRFSGHVQVFPPSSDPSDEEYEVQGEKLLWGKRFSKEEDEIIKDVVNRYIEVHNLGKQGLQKVLNSKSIPEIRGCWKKIGRAIPYRPYTAVYHRAQRLFRSNDNRKYTEEEYEMIRKFHGEHGPKWRVLADELGKHCANVGNTWHRIKLANRKRGNWAQEEIQTLFDLVNADLQLMLFEEKKSKHGMLRDNIRWSAISDKLSTRYSGHCCTKWYRQLTSAMVAAGEWADTDDYRLIDALFELDASCIEDVDWDNLLSHRHGELCRKRWKEMVRQISQHENKSFAAQVEVLAKRYRPDLVEAREAWDRKPVVP; from the exons ATGACAAAGGGCATAGTTAAAGCTGTTGAGCGTGATTCATGTTTCAAG aaaaataagttgaAGAATGAGGGAGACACATTCCATGATTCTCTTTTAGATTCCAAAATTATTGCTCCTGAAAGTGTGAGTGGAACACGGGAAACCAAGGTGGTTGAGACACTCAGTGAGGCATCTGGTGAAAATATTATAGACGAGGTGAAGGGGAAAAAAAGTAAAAaggaaaagaggaaaaaagaGGATGGACAGGTAGATATTGTGGCTGGCGACGTTCAAGGTTACACTAAtatcaaaaagaagaaaaagacaaAATTAGGACACAGTTGTAAAGATCTTACACATGAAAAGAGTGAAAAGAGAGTGAGATTTTCTGGTCATGTACAGGTTTTTCCTCCATCCAGTGATCCAAGTGACGAGGAGTATGAAGTACAGGGAGAAAAATTACTGTGGGGCAAACGATTCtcaaaagaagaagatgaaattaTCAAAGATGTTGTTAATAGATACATAGAGGTACATAACTTGGGCAAACAAGGGTTGCAAAAGGTTTTGAACTCTAAATCTATTCCCGAAATAAGGGGCTGCTGGAAAAAAATAGGGAGGGCTATACCGTACAGGCCTTATACTGCAGTTTATCACCGTGCACAACGGTTGTTTCGAAGTAATGATAATCGAAAATACACTGAAGAAGAGTATGAGATGATACGGAAGTTCCATGGAGAACATGGGCCCAAATGGAGGGTCTTGGCTGATGAACTTGGGAAACATTGCGCTAATGTGGGAAATACATGGCATAGGATAAAACTGGCCAATCGAAAGAGAGGAAATTGGGCTCAGGAGGAAATCCAGACTTTGTTTGATTTGGTAAATGCCGATCTGCAACTGATGCTTTTTGAAGAGAAGAAATCTAAGCATGGGATGTTACGGGATAATATTCGCTGGAGTGCAATTAGTGACAAATTGTCCACCAGGTATAGTGGACATTGCTGCACTAAATGGTACAGACAATTAACATCGGCGATGGTGGCTGCAGGTGAATGGGCAGATACTGATGACTATCGACTAATTGATGCTCTTTTTGAACTTGATGCGAGTTGCATAGAGGACGTGGATTGGGACAATCTTCTTTCCCACAGGCATGGAGAGTTATGTCGAAAAAGATGGAAAGAGATGGTCCGTCAAATAAGTCAACATGAAAATAAGTCATTTGCTGCACAAGTAGAAGTGTTAGCTAAGAGATACCGCCCTGATTTGGTTGAAGCAAGAGAGGCCTGGGATAGGAAACCAGTTGTTCCATGA